A window of Fragaria vesca subsp. vesca linkage group LG7, FraVesHawaii_1.0, whole genome shotgun sequence contains these coding sequences:
- the LOC101292049 gene encoding non-specific lipid-transfer protein 3-like has product MARLVTFLAILLFVSAAHSAPTCPVVTKKLAPCLPFVKGSSKDPSPACCSGAKELSNNVQTSKDKQAVCMCLKKTLSTIGDYQPSKLSLIPKKCGLKLVLPPIDKKTDCSKFALGY; this is encoded by the exons ATGGCTCGCCTCGTCACATTCTTAGCCATTCTCCTCTTCGTTTCGGCTGCGCATTCTGCACCTACATGCCCGGTCGTAACCAAGAAGCTGGCACCATGTCTTCCTTTTGTGAAGGGTTCAAGTAAAGATCCATCTCCGGCTTGTTGCAGTGGTGCTAAGGAGCTAAGCAACAACGTCCAAACCAGCAAGGACAAGCAAGCTGTATGCATGTGCCTCAAGAAAACCTTGTCCACTATTGGTGACTATCAGCCATCTAAGCTCTCTCTTATTCCCAAAAAATGTGGCCTCAAGCTCGTTCTTCCTCCTATCGATAAAAAGACCGACTGCTCTAA GTTTGCTCTTGGTTATTGA